A single region of the Rhipicephalus microplus isolate Deutch F79 chromosome 10, USDA_Rmic, whole genome shotgun sequence genome encodes:
- the LOC119181795 gene encoding sodium- and chloride-dependent glycine transporter 2 isoform X1, with protein MITVGKPMYYLELVLGQFQSLGQTHAFNCFPLSKGIGVCMTYACFFICLYFNVLLAYALVYMVHSFKSPLPWSKCDPEWADSNCFVRDTDISCRTIAHDLYRVFGTLNEKANDTVTLHHKDIEFYVPRDVYVNLTRGCTNATQTAAEQFFYHSVLNISSGIDEPGRIKVDLTVSLFVAWIFVCIALIKGIKTSGKVVYFTAPAPYVILTVLLIRGVTLPGAGTGIAYLFIPQWEKILSGFVWQQACQQIFYSLGASMGTIICLGSFNDFRNDLRRDIMIITMADFFSSIAGAMVVFAVLGNMAHNLDLPISSVAEKGHGLAFVAYPEAASLIPCSNVWAFAFFLMLLLLAIDSQFAMFESFLVPLKDEFTFLRKYPATMSIVTAAVSFLLGISMTTQGGLYVLNLIDTYIGGMILPMIAVMELYTVCWFYGPERISLDVEYMLGSPPSLFLKLCWVAVCPIALTLIVARSVMTHSRTESNGVLYPLWADILGIFFVLIGLVQVPIFACIYAKKMNFDWVKCLRPARDWGPRDPVLYVDYIRFLRRRGVDRSVSEAYAARVEAEEDVTIASSTQGLIISSPSTSPRIGSSESLPFSSGPRPELQVPPSTRKDVLTQDRPGRTNAATEVSVVTNTGPAKVDREAKNENEDPKA; from the exons ATGATCACCGTCGGCAAGCCCATGTACTACCTCGAGCTCGTGCTGGGACAGTTCCAAAGCCTGGGGCAGACGCACGCCTTCAACTGTTTTCCCCTCTCCAAAG GCATAGGTGTATGCATGACGTACGCGTGCTTCTTCATCTGCCTGTACTTCAACGTGCTGCTCGCGTACGCCCTGGTGTACATGGTGCACTCGTTCAAGTCGCCGCTTCCCTGGAGCAAGTGCGACCCCGAGTGGGCCGACAGCAACTGTTTTGTCCGGGACACCGACATTAGCTGCCGCACCATAGCGCACGATCTCTACCGAGT GTTCGGCACCCTTAACGAGAAAGCGAACGACACGGTGACCTTGCACCACAAGGACATCGAGTTCTACGTGCCCCGAGATGTCTACGTGAACCTTACGCGGGGCTGCACCAATGCCACGCAGACGGCGGCCGAGCAGTTCTTCTA CCATAGCGTGCTGAACATTAGCAGCGGCATTGACGAGCCGGGCAGGATTAAAGTCGACCTGACGGTCAGCCTCTTCGTCGCCTGGATCTTCGTCTGCATCGCCCTGATCAAGGGAATCAAAACGTCAGGAAAG GTCGTGTATTTCACCGCTCCCGCCCCATACGTCATTCTAACCGTGCTGTTGATTCGAGGAGTCACCCTACCGGGAGCGGGCACGGGCatcgcctacctgttcatcccaCAATGGGAGAAGATATTATCCGGCTTC GTATGGCAGCAGGCGTGCCAGCAGATTTTCTACTCGCTCGGTGCCTCGATGGGTACCATCATATGCTTGGGCAGCTTCAACGACTTTCGCAACGATCTCCGCCG TGACATCATGATCATCACGATGGCCGACTTTTTCTCGAGCATCGCGGGCGCCATGGTCGTATTCGCCGTGCTGGGAAACATGGCGCACAACCTGGATCTACCGATATCCAGTGTCGCTGAGAAAG GCCACGGCCTCGCCTTCGTGGCGTACCCCGAGGCGGCCAGCTTGATACCATGCTCCAACGTGTGGGCTTTCGCCTTCTTCCTCATGTTGCTCCTGCTCGCCATCGACAGCCAG TTCGCCATGTTCGAGTCCTTCTTGGTGCCTCTCAAGGACGAGTTCACATTCCTCAGGAAATACCCGGCCACGATGTCCATCGTGACTGCGGCCGTCAGTTTCTTGCTGGGCATCTCCATGACGACGCAG GGTGGTCTGTACGTGCTCAACCTGATCGACACGTACATCGGTGGCATGATACTGCCCATGATCGCCGTCATGGAACTGTACACCGTGTGCTGGTTCTACG GCCCAGAAAGGATCTCATTGGACGTTGAATACATGCTGGGCTCGCCTCCAAGCCTCTTCTTGAAATTGTGCTGGGTGGCTGTCTGCCCGATTGCACTGACG CTCATCGTGGCACGTTCCGTGATGACGCACAGTCGTACAGAGTCCAATGGGGTCCTCTACCCTCTCTGGGCCGACATCCTGGGaattttctttgttctcattggTCTGGTGCAAGTTCCCATTTTCGCGTGCATCTACGCCAAGAAGATGAACTTC GACTGGGTGAAGTGTCTGAGGCCGGCACGCGACTGGGGTCCCCGAGACCCGGTCCTGTACGTGGACTACATCCGTTTCCTCCGACGACGCGGCGTCGACAGAAGCGTCTCCGAGGCGTACGCCGCACGTGTCGAAGCCGAGGAAGACGTCACCATTGCCTCCTCCACTCAGGGTCTTATCATCAGCTCGCCAAGCACCTCGCCCAGGATAGGCTCCAGCGAGAGCCTGCCGTTTTCGTCCGGACCAAGGCCGGAACTGCAGGTTCCTCCTTCGACCAGGAAGGATGTTCTTACCCAGGATAGGCCCGGAAGGACCAACGCTGCGACCGAGGTCAGCGTCGTCACCAACACTGGCCCGGCCAAGGTCGATCGCGAAGCCAAGAACGAGAACGAGGACCCTAAGGCGTAG
- the LOC119181795 gene encoding sodium- and chloride-dependent glycine transporter 2 isoform X2, with product MITVGKPMYYLELVLGQFQSLGQTHAFNCFPLSKGIGVCMTYACFFICLYFNVLLAYALVYMVHSFKSPLPWSKCDPEWADSNCFVRDTDISCRTIAHDLYRVFGTLNEKANDTVTLHHKDIEFYVPRDVYVNLTRGCTNATQTAAEQFFYHSVLNISSGIDEPGRIKVDLTVSLFVAWIFVCIALIKGIKTSGKVVYFTAPAPYVILTVLLIRGVTLPGAGTGIAYLFIPQWEKILSGFVWQQACQQIFYSLGASMGTIICLGSFNDFRNDLRRDIMIITMADFFSSIAGAMVVFAVLGNMAHNLDLPISSVAEKGHGLAFVAYPEAASLIPCSNVWAFAFFLMLLLLAIDSQFAMFESFLVPLKDEFTFLRKYPATMSIVTAAVSFLLGISMTTQGGLYVLNLIDTYIGGMILPMIAVMELYTVCWFYGPERISLDVEYMLGSPPSLFLKLCWVAVCPIALTDWVKCLRPARDWGPRDPVLYVDYIRFLRRRGVDRSVSEAYAARVEAEEDVTIASSTQGLIISSPSTSPRIGSSESLPFSSGPRPELQVPPSTRKDVLTQDRPGRTNAATEVSVVTNTGPAKVDREAKNENEDPKA from the exons ATGATCACCGTCGGCAAGCCCATGTACTACCTCGAGCTCGTGCTGGGACAGTTCCAAAGCCTGGGGCAGACGCACGCCTTCAACTGTTTTCCCCTCTCCAAAG GCATAGGTGTATGCATGACGTACGCGTGCTTCTTCATCTGCCTGTACTTCAACGTGCTGCTCGCGTACGCCCTGGTGTACATGGTGCACTCGTTCAAGTCGCCGCTTCCCTGGAGCAAGTGCGACCCCGAGTGGGCCGACAGCAACTGTTTTGTCCGGGACACCGACATTAGCTGCCGCACCATAGCGCACGATCTCTACCGAGT GTTCGGCACCCTTAACGAGAAAGCGAACGACACGGTGACCTTGCACCACAAGGACATCGAGTTCTACGTGCCCCGAGATGTCTACGTGAACCTTACGCGGGGCTGCACCAATGCCACGCAGACGGCGGCCGAGCAGTTCTTCTA CCATAGCGTGCTGAACATTAGCAGCGGCATTGACGAGCCGGGCAGGATTAAAGTCGACCTGACGGTCAGCCTCTTCGTCGCCTGGATCTTCGTCTGCATCGCCCTGATCAAGGGAATCAAAACGTCAGGAAAG GTCGTGTATTTCACCGCTCCCGCCCCATACGTCATTCTAACCGTGCTGTTGATTCGAGGAGTCACCCTACCGGGAGCGGGCACGGGCatcgcctacctgttcatcccaCAATGGGAGAAGATATTATCCGGCTTC GTATGGCAGCAGGCGTGCCAGCAGATTTTCTACTCGCTCGGTGCCTCGATGGGTACCATCATATGCTTGGGCAGCTTCAACGACTTTCGCAACGATCTCCGCCG TGACATCATGATCATCACGATGGCCGACTTTTTCTCGAGCATCGCGGGCGCCATGGTCGTATTCGCCGTGCTGGGAAACATGGCGCACAACCTGGATCTACCGATATCCAGTGTCGCTGAGAAAG GCCACGGCCTCGCCTTCGTGGCGTACCCCGAGGCGGCCAGCTTGATACCATGCTCCAACGTGTGGGCTTTCGCCTTCTTCCTCATGTTGCTCCTGCTCGCCATCGACAGCCAG TTCGCCATGTTCGAGTCCTTCTTGGTGCCTCTCAAGGACGAGTTCACATTCCTCAGGAAATACCCGGCCACGATGTCCATCGTGACTGCGGCCGTCAGTTTCTTGCTGGGCATCTCCATGACGACGCAG GGTGGTCTGTACGTGCTCAACCTGATCGACACGTACATCGGTGGCATGATACTGCCCATGATCGCCGTCATGGAACTGTACACCGTGTGCTGGTTCTACG GCCCAGAAAGGATCTCATTGGACGTTGAATACATGCTGGGCTCGCCTCCAAGCCTCTTCTTGAAATTGTGCTGGGTGGCTGTCTGCCCGATTGCACTGACG GACTGGGTGAAGTGTCTGAGGCCGGCACGCGACTGGGGTCCCCGAGACCCGGTCCTGTACGTGGACTACATCCGTTTCCTCCGACGACGCGGCGTCGACAGAAGCGTCTCCGAGGCGTACGCCGCACGTGTCGAAGCCGAGGAAGACGTCACCATTGCCTCCTCCACTCAGGGTCTTATCATCAGCTCGCCAAGCACCTCGCCCAGGATAGGCTCCAGCGAGAGCCTGCCGTTTTCGTCCGGACCAAGGCCGGAACTGCAGGTTCCTCCTTCGACCAGGAAGGATGTTCTTACCCAGGATAGGCCCGGAAGGACCAACGCTGCGACCGAGGTCAGCGTCGTCACCAACACTGGCCCGGCCAAGGTCGATCGCGAAGCCAAGAACGAGAACGAGGACCCTAAGGCGTAG